cggtatatatataaaagcaacaTTAAACTCTTTAAAAGAACAAGGTGGGTTTTGATTTAACATGTAAGATTCAGAGTGGATCTCACACCAGGATATCCCTGCCCTCTAAACATATTATTTCTCTTGCCTAACTCACACTTCAAACAAACTTCAAAACTTTATTAATCATTAATCAATCCCACGTCACTCAACTAAACTTAACATTTAATTCATcgctatttatatttttaatataatgtctGGAACTACTCATAATCTCTTTACAATCATTGCACTCAAATTCACGTCTTCTTACTTTGATAGTAATACCAATactaatcgagttaagactcaattggTTATATCAAGACatagttaaatatattaaatggaagtgagaatatatatatatatatatatatatattgttttacttttcactagtaaatcaaaatttaaaaaacaattatatttataaattatttaaatgttcaaataatttttttacatattatacctgaatttttatatattagatggtaccaatgtttttattttaaaatttattcatgaagtagtaataaaataaatagtttaatatgattaaatagGTGTTGTACGAGCGTATTTGGTAGCATGCAAAACTATTTTCTCAACAAACAAGAAATCACGGGGACCCACAAGATATTATCAGCCCAAACTAGATAACAATGGTCCCCCCCACCCCCCATATAATACGACGAACCATAAAAGAAACCCAattattacacatatatatatccgGCTCCGCTCAGCTCCTTAGCCGCTAACCCGCCCAgcttaaaattgaaaaagaaccGGGTATCACCGGTTTTATGAAGAAAACGAAAGGAGCGACTGTCCCTACTCTGCCTATTGCCACATGCTACTCCTTTCTATGACCGTTGCCAAAGCATTTTATGGGAGTAAAAAACTCAGAACATAGTGGGATAAGGTcatataaagaaattttaattattacatttaaatttatgtagaataataatattacattttaaaacaaataattatataaaaagtaatgTTGTTAATGTGTGGTGATGCTGACAAATGTTAGTTCAATTGTTTAGGTAGAGAGTCGAGAGTAAAGAAAGAGTGGAGATGGTGGAGGTGATTGGCAGGAGTAATTTAGTTAAGTGTAGGTAAGTGTGTTGGAGAGTCAATTCATTTTTCACCGTTTGAGAGGTTATTATTTATGGGTGAAGTTTTGTATCGGGTTTTGTTAACTTAGCGGATTCACAATCAAACCATAGGATATGTGGAACAGATGTCTGTGTTTATGATGAAAGGTGTTGTATTATTCTTTTACTGAAACACGtgcgaaaattgaaaataaaaaaaatcacatttttaaggaaaagccaaatatttaaaaaaatgagtgaTAGCTTAATTATGGGAAACTTATTTGAGTAGCTACATCTGGCCTGATTAAGTGATTGAGTGAGGAAATGAAGTTTCTAGTGACCTCCCAAATTGTAACGGCTGAAGTATAGTTCTCGTGTAACTTTTTGTACTGTCACATGTCCAAGTATGGGGGTATAACAAACGTAGTTCCATTGCTTGAATTTTGCTAAAGAAGAGCCATATGACTTAccatttttgatgaaattgatttCAACTGCATTCCCAGTTTCTCCCTGTTAATATCGCTTAGCccctttctttttcatcttacCTACTTTTAGTATGCATAAAAtaacattcatttcaaaattcacaTCCATTACAAAACCCGAGTTCCTTATTGCTTAACCTGAACCCCCTCCTCTTTCCTCGTACtctgtttcctttttcttcttagaATCGTGTCGCATTTTTTTTTCTCGTGCTCTGCAGGTACACCAGATTTTCTTTTCCTGGGTTTATTCCCTTGTTTTCAATACAAGATTCTTTTCTAACACGATGAAATGTTTTGTAATTCCAAAAAAGCTTCTTTATTCCCGTTGGGTTTtagcctcttttttttttgggtattgAATTTGAGCAGAAACTTAAAGTGACAAAGACTGCTCTTTTAATGCCAAAATTTTGACCTTTTTCAACTTTATCTCTCAACTAGTTTCCTGGAAAATGCAGCTGTTTTATCTCTCTCTGTCTTATTCTTTAAAACCAATGGGATTTTTTTTCCTAGTATCAGTGTATAGCCATTATTGATTTCTTGTTTTAGAGCTAAATTCCTCATGCATACCTTATATAGTTAAATGGGTTTTCTTCCCTGTAAACACCTTCTTTTTtattaagcttttatttgagATTCCTTATCTTTCCTTTTACTGTTAAATTCTCTCAGCAACCAaacatgatttattttcttccttggCTTTTTGATATGGTACAGTTTAGCTTTTAAAAAGCTCCATTTTCTATTCACGGGTTGTTGATTAAACATTTGTCAGCTTTGATCTTTTCAAGTCCTTAATAATTAGagtttttgattcaattctgTTTGTTTCAGGTGATATAAGCATGACTTAAAAAAAGGTTTAATGATGAATTAGCATCGTCTTcttcctttttcatttattgAAATCAATCCAAATCCGTGAATCAGTCATTGGATTCTCCATAGCCAAAAAAACTTCGcattcaactcatccctcaAGCTATTCGTGTTAGTGACCCAATCTCTCTCTCACTCCCCTCGCTTTCATATTAATTACTCTTTATAATAATACCTGGGATTCTCTTTGTACTTTCCTTAAGATTCGTCTTCTTTTTTACAGGGTCATAAACTAAAGCTCAGAATCTTCAATTCAACTACAAAATCCCAAATAAATGTGATGAGTTGTTGATTATCAAAGTCAACTTTTCTTTGCAGATTCTGGGAATTTGGATTCAGGGAGGACTAAGGTAGCTCAGTTTTGACAATTGAACTTAGGGGATGAAAATGTTGCAGCATGAGCTGTGTTCTTCTCGGATTCTGTCGCCGTTCCGGGATGAAATCGTCGGCGACGAAGAGCTTTCGGTTCTTCCAAGACACACCAAAGTTATTGTCACCGGGAACAATAGAACAAAGTCTGTATTGGTCGGTTTGCAAGGCGTCGTCAAGAAGGCGGTCGGCCTCGGTGGTTGGCATTGGCTGGTATTCTCCTTTAAcaattataattgatttaaatgtgtAATGTTATATACTTGATCTTGCatatttgattgattgattgattgtttgtttgtttataatCACTACctattattgttgaaattattAAGGTAAGATTTTCTCATATGGAAACTAAATAAAGCCATGGATTTTTAGGTCTAGGTTTAGAGTTTTATTGGGTTTAGCCAGCAAACTCATCTTATTGTACTTAATCGTTCATGGCTCACTTTGGTTATGTAAATAGTTGATTTTACTTGCTTTAAACTCAAAGGTTTTTCGAAGATTGAATAGTTGGACcctaaaaaaggttaaaatccGATGGTTGGACCGATGTTAGATTCGATAGAACGCGTTCATGATTCATATGGATatcaaattttgttttcctaAGGAGAGCGTTACTTTTTCCTGTTTGTAAATTGACTGTTAAACAGTTTGTTCTATTTGTATTGTGCCTTTTAACTTTTGATTAGCTTTTCTTTTCATCTCTTTATTGTTGAACCCTTTTAGTCGAAGATTCATGTTGAATGACACTGGTGCTTGTTGTTTTCAAGGTTTTGAAGAATGGGGTTGAAGTTAAGTTGCAAAGGAATGCATTGAGTGTGCTGGAACACCCTACGGGGAACGAAGTAGATGATGATCATGATTTCGATAACTCAAGCAGTGGCTCGGACATTGGTGAGAATGACCATGGTTTCATACCAGAAgataatttttaactaaaagatttTCATGTACATTTTAACGTTGTGATCGGACCCCCCTCCCCTTTTGTTTCACTTTGAACAGCTAGTAGCATTGAGTTCCAAAGGCCTGCAAAACCGAGAGTTCGACATCTGAAACCATGGGTTCCATCTGCATCCATGAAAGCAACTAATCGTAGTGGTTACAGAGATGTTCAATCCATTATTCGTGCACCCCAATTGGTTAGTATCAAACTTTGATGTGTGCATCTAAACCTTTCTCGTATCACACCTTGCTCTTAAATCTGGTGCCCTTGGAAAATAGAAATCTGTGTAATTTGATCATGTGTTTCTTGATTCTGAAGGTAAATTTGGCAAGACTCGACAATGACTCCTTGAGAAGATATTGCAGGCATTTCAAACTTGTAGGCACTACGAAGTCTAACTGCGATGAATTGTCCTCGATTGAAAAAGTTACATTTATCTAATACATGGGATTCGATTTTGGTTTGCAGGGAAACATCAATGCTTATTCACCAAGGGAATTAATGCTTAACACTGTGCAGCAGCATTTTGTATCACAGGTATGTTCTATCTTTGATcacaaatacatataaacaCGCCACATTTAAGCCCTCTTTGTCTGAATCTAACATCCTTTCTTCGATACAGCCACCGCTGAATGACATACAGGTGATCTCGGAATTCATCACTTCTGCTAAGAGATTGAAAACCGACGACTCACAGAGTGAGCAACTCTGAATTTACTTCAACATTGTAGTTGAAACatattttagttctaattctaaccTTAGATTAGATCCAACTAAAAGACTAATAGGGACGAGTTATCGATCGACCAGCTGGATTTTGTCCCCGGATTCTAACCTTGTAATATAGGGCTTGTACCCTTTGTGCGTATTCTAGGATATCTACTATTCCAACAgtgcacatatatatacatattattgCTGCTGAATTCTTTGATATGTTCTGAATCTCTCTTCTGGGTTTCTTAAAAAGAGTAGCACCATGTTAATTCTGGGATTAACTTATTTAGTTGAGATCCTTCAAACAGagattttatcatctttaagcTGATTTCGATCATAAAAAGGTTGGATTCACCAACGTACCATGAAACATTAAAACCGtatacatcaaatataaattgttcttgaaattatttttttatttacacttTTCATTGTTAAGAGAAATTATCACGATAGAATCAAATTcgataataaaaattcaagagaaatctaaaatttaaaaaccaatttctactataaaataacaaaatacatTTTAGACTCCTACAATATTTATTTGTCAAATAACAATTTCTACTATAAAGACCTCAATAAAGACCAATTTCATCACCCAATTACAAagataaaccaaaaaaaaagttactCAGAGGGAGCTCTGTTTAGAACAGAAAAGTTGAATCTTGAGTTATGGATGTCCCAATAAAGACCAATTTCATCACCCAATTTCAGATTCCTTCTCTTCACAAAATCTGTAGTCCAATTTTTGATTAGCACATTGGCCCCCTTGCCCCAGCGCTTGAACTTCATGTAATGTTGGGTATTGGTATCACAATCCCAAACGAATACCGGTAATCCTTGTTGAATTTGGGCTAATTGATCGGCATTCCAATGCGGCAAAACATGAGACTCCACTAACTCTGATGGCAATATCAACCTTGACAAGTTTCCGAGATCACTGTTGTAAAGCTGCTTCTTGATGCA
The window above is part of the Gossypium raimondii isolate GPD5lz chromosome 9, ASM2569854v1, whole genome shotgun sequence genome. Proteins encoded here:
- the LOC105800234 gene encoding uncharacterized protein LOC105800234, with protein sequence MKMLQHELCSSRILSPFRDEIVGDEELSVLPRHTKVIVTGNNRTKSVLVGLQGVVKKAVGLGGWHWLVLKNGVEVKLQRNALSVLEHPTGNEVDDDHDFDNSSSGSDIASSIEFQRPAKPRVRHLKPWVPSASMKATNRSGYRDVQSIIRAPQLVNLARLDNDSLRRYCRHFKLGNINAYSPRELMLNTVQQHFVSQPPLNDIQVISEFITSAKRLKTDDSQSEQL